A window of Pseudomonas alcaliphila JAB1 genomic DNA:
AGGCCGGCTTCGAACGCGCGGCGCAGGTGCTGGGGCTGTCGCAGTCGGCGGTGTCGCAACGCATCAAGTTGCTCGAAGCACGGGTCGGCCAGCCGGTGCTGGTGCGCGCGACGCCGCCAGCGCCTACCGAAATCGGTCGGCGCCTGCTCAACCACGTGCAGCAGGTGCGCCTGCTCGAACGCGACCTGCAAGGCCAGGTGCCGGGGCTAGATGAACAGGCCTTGCCCGAGCGCCTGCGCATCGCCATCAACGCCGACAGCCTGGCGACCTGGTGGGCGGCGGCGACCGCCGAATTCTGTGCCGCTCAGCAGGTGTTGATGGAGCTGGTGGTGGAGGATCAGGAGGTCGGTCTCAAGCGCATGCGCGCGGGCGAGGTGGCTGGTTGCGTGTGTGCCGCCGAGCGCCCGGTGGCGGGTGCGCGCAGTCTGGCGCTGGGGGCGATGCGCTATCGCGCGCTGGCCAGCCCGGCCTTCATCGCCCGGCATTTTGCCGCTGGCGTCAGCGCTGACGCGCTGGTGCGTGCGCCAGCCATCGTTTACGGCCCGGATGATCAGTTGCAGCATCGTTATCTGGCAGGCCTCGGTGTCACCGGTGCTTTTGCCTATCACCTGTGCCCCTCGTCCGAAGGCTTCGTGCGTCTCGCTGAAGGCGGTTTGGGCTGGGGCCTGGTGCCGGAACTGCAGGTGCGCGAGGAGCTGGCCAGCGGCAGGCTGGTGGATCTGCTGCCCGAGCGCTTCATCGATGTGCCGTTGTACTGGCACCATTGGCGCAATGGCGGCGAATTGCTCAGCGAGCTGACCGAACGCCTGCGTCGCGCAGCCGGCGGCGCGCTGGTGCAGGCGCAACCCGGGCCGTAGGGTTCGCGGGTTAGGCTTGCCGGGTCGTCGTTCTGGCCGCCGCCGACAGCGCGCAACCGAGGTGGCGCTGCTAGAGTGCGGCAACTACAAGAATCAATGGTAGGGGATGGCGATGAAGATTCTGGTCACCGGCGCGAGTGGCTTCATCGGGGGGCGCTTCGCTCGTTTCGCGCTCGAACAGGGCCTGGACGTGCGGGTCAACGGCCGTCGTGCCGAGGGCGTGCAGCATCTGATCAAGCGCGGCGCCGAGTTCGTCCAGGGCGATCTGGGGGATGCCGAGCTTGCGCAGGCGCTGTGCCGGGATGTCGAGGCCGTGGTGCACTGCGCGGGCGCGGTGGGCGTGTGGGGCGACTATGCGCATTTTCATCAGGCCAACGTCACGGTCACCGAGAATGTCGTCGATGCCTGCCTCAAACAGAAGGTGCGGCGCCTGGTGCATCTGTCCTCACCGTCGATCTATTTCGATGGCAAGTCCCATGTCGATATTCGCGAGGAGCAGGTGCCCAAGCGCTTCTCCGATCACTACGGCAAGACCAAGTACCTGGCCGAGCAGCAGGTGTTCGCCGCGCAGGAGTTCGGCCTGGAGGTGATCGCCCTGCGTCCGCGCTTCGTCACCGGCGCGGGTGATACCAGCATCTTCCCGCGCTTGATCGGCATGCAGCGCAAGGGGCGCCTGGCGATCATCGGCAATGGTCTGAACAAGGTCGACTTCACCAACGTGCACAATCTCAACGACGCCTTGCTCAGCTCGCTGCAGGTGGGCGGGGCGGCGCTCGGCCAGGTGTACAACATCAGCAACGGCGCGCCGGTGCCGCTGTGGGACGTGGTCAATTACGTGCTGCGCCGCCTGGAGTTGCCGCCGGTGACGCGGCATGTGCCGTTCCCGCTGGCCTACGCCGCGGCGACGCTCAACGAAGGCGTGTGTCGGGTGCTGCCGGGGCGGCCCGAACCGAGTCTGTTTCGCCTTGGTGTGGCGGTGATGGCCAGGGATTTCTCCCTGAACATCGACCGTGCCCGCGAGTACCTTGGCTACGAACCCCGGGCCAGTCTGTGGGATGCACTGGATGAATTCTGCACCTGGTGGCAGGCGCAGATGGGACCTCAGGCGTAGATGCGTTGGCCGCGATAGATGCGTACCGAGCCGGTTGGCGTGCCGACCGGTATCTCGACGGCGGCCAGTGGGGTGGCCGATGCGCGCTGCGGTTGATCGGACAGTTCGGCCAGACGCTGGCCGAGGCGGCGGGTTTCTTCATCGTCGGATTTCAGGCTGCCATCGAGCATGGCGCCGACCGCGTTGGGCTGGCTCAGGCGAATGTCCACGTCCTGCTCTTCGCGTAGACGGCGACGCAGCGCTTTCATGCAGTCCAGTACTTCTTTGTTCAGTTCCATTGCCACTTCCCCCGATTGGTTGAAGGGTCACGGACTTTGGCGTTCCACGCCTTCCGTAACCTGAACAGCCTCTTCCCTGCGGCTGTAACACCCGTTCGTGTTGTATTGCTTTGCAGAACTTTCAGGCCGCCTGCTGGCTTGTGAGCGACGCGCTATCGGCTCGTTCACGACGGGAGAAAAAGCAAAGTGCGTACCAGTTCATGTTTTGCGGAACTGCTGGGCTGCAGGCGAGTCGATGGCCCTGTCGCGCCCTTCGTCGGTGCGCCGCGCACCTGCTTGGCGCGACGCTGATGGTGTAATGGCGAATCGGTATACTGCGCGGCATTTCCGTTCATTCGTTCCAACCATAGGTCCGACCATGCGTAACGACGCCAACGACGAACTCGACAACCTGCCCAGCCTGACTCCGGAGCGCCGTGAGGATTTCGCCGAGCCGCGTGAGGAGCCCGCCGCGCGCAGCAGCCGCGTGACCAGCAGCAAGGCTGCAGTGGCCAAGGGCGCCAGTACCGGGCCGCTGTGGGCGCTGGTTGGCGCGCTGAGTTTCGCCCTGGCCGGCCTGGGCTGGTGGAGCCTGCAGCAGATCGGCCTGATGGAGCAGCGCCTGGTGGCGACCCAGGAAAGCTTCGCGCGCATCAGCGAGGAGGCGGCCGGACGAATTCAGGATATTTCCGGCAAGGTGGTGGCCACCGAGTCCAACGTCACCAGCGGCAGCGAGGCACTCAAGCTGCAGGTCAAGCAGCTGGAAAATCGCCTGGCCGAGCTGGGCAAGCAGCAACAGCAGAGCGCCACGGCGCAAGCAGCGCTGGACAAGCGTATCGAGCAGTTGGGTGCGGAGCTCAAGAGTGGCATCGGCGCCAGCGCCGACTTCGACAAGCGTCTGCAGGCGCTCTCCACCGAGCAGGCAGCGCTGAAATCCGCCCAGGCGGACGTCAAGGCGACCCAGGCCGAACTGGCCAAGCTCGATACCCGCATCAAGGCCCTCGGTGGCGATATCGATGCGCTGAAGAAGCAGGGCAATCCGGCGCAATCGATCCGTAGCCTGGAGCAGGATCTGCTGGTGCTGCGCAGCGAGCTGGACAACCGCCCGGCCGCCAGTGCCGGGCCGAATACCGCCGAGTTCGATGCCTTCCGCGCGCAGATGACGCGCAACATCAATACCCTGCAGAGCCAGGTGGTGAATCTGCAGCAGCAGATCAATCAGCGCTGAGTGCCACCATCTCGATAAACGAACGCCCCGCAATGCGGGGCGTTCGTTTATTGGTCGCGGCTAAAGCCCCTCCCACAGGATATCGCTTGCGGGAGGTGCATTAGCTGCGATCTTACAGACGCGGATAGTCGATATAGCCGACCGGGCCGGAGCCGTAGAAGGTTTCCGGGTGCGGCTCGTTCAGCGCGGCGTCCTGTTCCAGGCGTTGCGGCAGGTCCGGGTTGGCTATGAAGGGGATGCCGAAAGCCACGGCATCAGCCTTGCCTTCGGCCAGCCAGGCGTTGGCCTGATCCTTGGTGAAGCGTTCGTTGGCGATGAATACGCCGCCGAATTCCTTCTTCAGTTGCGGCGTCAGGCTGTCGTCGTCGGCTTTTTCGCGAGCGCAGATGAAGGCGATGCCGCGTTTGCCCAGCTCGCGAGCGACGTAGCCGAAGGTTTCGCCGCGGTTGGCGTCACCCATGTCGTGCGAATCGGCACGCGGTGCCAGGTGTACGCCGACGCGGCCGGCGCCCCATACCGAGATGGCTGCATCGGTCACTTCCAGCAGCAGACGCGCGCGGTTCTCGACGCTGCCACCGTAGCGGTCGGTGCGCTGGTTGGTGCTGCTCTGCAGGAACTGGTCGAGCAGGTAACCGTTGGCACCGTGGATTTCCACACCATCGAAACCGGCGGCCATGGCGTTCTCGGCGCCTTGACGATAAGCCTCGACGATATCGGCGATTTCTTCGGTCTCCAGTGCACGTGGGGTAACGAAGTCCTTGATCGGGCGCACCAGGCTGACGTGGCCGGCCGGCTGGATCGCGCTGGGAGCGACCGGCAGTTCGCCGTTCAGGTAGATGGGGTCGGAGATGCGGCCGACGTGCCACAGCTGCAGGACGATCTTGCCGCCATGGGCGTGTATCGCCTGGGTGATGTTGCTCCAGCCGCGGATCTGCGCATCCGACCAGATGCCGGGGGTGTTCGGGTAGCCCACGCCCATCGGCGTGACAGCAGTGGCTTCGCTGATGATCAGGCCGGCCGAGGCGCGCTGCACGTAGTACTCGGCCATCAGCGCGTTGGGCACGCGGCCTTCGTCGGCGCGGCAGCGGGTCAGCGGCGCCATGATGATGCGGTTGTTCAGGTGCAGATCACCGATCTGGATGGGGTCGAACAGTGTGGGCATGGTGGTTTCTCCGAGGGAAAGGTCAAATCAGAGTTGCTGGCCGAGGCGCTCGACGAAAGCCTGGATCAGCTCGTCGTTGCGCTTGAAGAAGTGCCACTGGCCGACCTTGCGACTGGTCACCAGACCGGCGCGTTGCAGGGTGGTCAGATGGGCGGAAACGGTGGATTGCGACAGCCCGGTGCGCAGGAAAATCTTGCCGGCGCACACGCCGATCTCCAGCGGGTGATCCTGTTCGGCGAAGTTGAGCTCGGGCTCCTTCAGCCAGTCGAGGATGTCGCGGCGTACTGGGTGGGCGAGGGCCTTGATGATGGTGTCGATGTCCATGGCGGTGTCGGTGTGTATCGTCATGGGGCGAACCTTATATCGTCTTTGAGCGATATACAGATTGATTGTGCCAATAGTCTCCATCAACGGCTTCGATTGTCCTGCTCAGGGCGGTAAGCTCGTGTCATGAACTACCTGGCCCATCTTCATCTTGGCGGCGATGCGCCGCCGCAACTGCTCGGCAGCCTGTATGGCGACTTCGTCAAGGGCCCCCTGGCCGGACGCTGGCCGACTGAGATCGAAGCGGCCATCCGCCTGCACCGGCGCATCGACGCCTTTACCGACAGCCACCCGCTACAGGCACGCGCGCGTGCCCGGTTTCCCGCCGCGCGGCGACGCACGGCCGGCATGCTGCTGGACCTGTTCTTCGACCATTGCCTGGCCCGCGATTGGGCCGAGTATGCGGCGCAGCCGCTGGACCATTTCACCCGCGAGGTGTACCGGGTGCTGGCCGCCGAGGCCGAGCTGCCAGGGCGCCTGGCGCTGATGGCGCCGCGCATGGCGGCGCAGGACTGGCTGGGCAGCTACCGCGAGTTCGCGGTGCTAGAGCAGGTGATCGCCGGCATGCAGCGACGGCTGTCGCGGCCGCAGTTGCTCGACGGCAGCCTGGCGGAGTTGGAGCGGCTGTACGAGCCGCTGAGCGAGGATTTTCGCGCCTTCTATCCTGAGCTGATGGCCTTCGCCCAAAGTGAGTTGCGCCGCCACGGGGCCGTGGATTCGCGCCACGGGTAGGAGCCGGCTTGCCGGCGATTTGCGTATCAGTTGATCGCCGGCAAGCCGGCTCCTACAGGGAGTGCGGTGGGGGCCCCGCGACACCTAGGGAGCGCAAGGATGTAGGGTGCGCCGTGCGCACCGCGCTTACCTTTTCGGCTGCAGGCGCCAACGCCGGATCAGCCACTTCTCCAGTTCGGCGATGACGAACACCGCCAGTCCGGCCAGCACCACGCGCGCCCACTGCGCCGCATCCAGCGCGGTGGAATTGAACAGCCGCTGCATCGCTGGCGCGTAGGTGTACAGCGCCTGCAGCAGCAGACAGGCGGCGATGGCCAGCAGCACCGCGCGGCTGCCGAACAGGCCCTTGAAACTGAGCACCGAGGCGAAGATGCGCCGGCTGTTGATCAGGTAGAACACCTCGCACATCACCACGGCGTTCAGTGCCATGGTCCGCGCGCTGTCCAGGCCGGTGCCCTGTTGCAATTCCCAGAGGAACAGACCGATGCCGGCGCCGGCCATCAGCACCGACACCAGCAGCACGCGCCAGACGAACAAGCCCGACAGCAAGGGCTCGTCTGGTGCCCGTGGTGGGCGGTCCATCAGCCCGGACTCGGCCGGTTCGAAGGCCAGTGCCAGGCCCAGGGTCACCGAGGTGACCATGTTGATCCACAGCACTTGCGCCGGGGTCAGTGGCAGGGTCAGCTGGAACAGGATGGCGGCGATCACGATCAGCGCCTGGCCGCCGTTGGTGGGCAGGGCGAAGAGGATGAACTTCTTCAGGTTGTCGTAGATCGCCCGGCCCTCACGCACGGCGCCGGCGATAGTGGCGAAGTTGTCGTCGGCCAGCACCACTTCGGCCGCTTCCTTGGCCGCCTCGGTACCCTTGTCGCCCATGGCCACGCCGACGTCGGCACGTTTCAGAGCCGGGGCGTCGTTGACGCCGTCGCCGGTCATCGCCACCACTTCGCCGCTGGCCTGCATGGCCTGTACCAGACGCAGCTTGTGCTCCGGGCTGGCACGGGCGAACACCTCGACGCCGGGCAGCACCTCGCGCAGACTGCGCTCGTCGAGCAGCTCCAGCTCGGCGCCGGTCATCGCGGGCATGCCAATACCAATGCCCAACTGGGCGCCGATGGCGCGGGCGGTTTCGGCGTGGTCGCCGGTGATCATCTTGACCCGGATACCGGCGCGTTGGCATTCGGCGACGGCGGCGATGGCTTCCTCGCGCGGCGGGTCGATGATGCCGACCAGGGCCAGCAGGGTCATGTCCTGCTCCACATCGGCGAAGCTCAGGCTGCGTTGGGAGGCCGAGGCCGCGCGGCTGGCGATGGCCAGCAGGCGCAGGCCACGGGCGGCCAGGTCGGTGGCCTGGCGCCGCCAGTAGTCGGCGTCCAGCGGCTGCACGCCGCCGTCGGCATCGCGCTGGTCGCTGCACATTTCCAGCAGGCGCTCCGGCGCGCCCTTGAGGAAGATCACACCATGGCCCTGATGGTCATGGTGCAGGCTGGCCATGAAGCGATGCTCGGACTCGAAGGGAATGCTGTCGCTACGCGGCAGTTGCAGGTTCAGCGTCGGGGTCTCCAGCCCGGCCTTCAGAGCCAGGGTGTGCAGCGCGCCCTCGGTGGGGTCGCCCTGCAGGCGCCAGCTACCTGCCGCGTCCTGCTGCAACTGGGCGTCGTTGCACAGGGTGGCGGCGCGGGCGATTTCCAGTAGCGCGGCATCCGGCTCCAGCAGTGCACCGTCGAGATGGAAGGCGCCCGTCGGGGCATAGCCGACGCCGCTGACGTCGAGCACACGGCTGGCAGTGACCAGACGCTGCCCGGTCATTTCGTTGCGCGTCAGGGTGCCGGTCTTGTCCGAGCAGATCACCGTTACCGAACCGAGGGTTTCCACGGCTGGCAGACGCCGCACGATGGCGTTGCGCCCGGCCATGCGCTGCACGCCGAGGGCGAGAATCACCGTCATCAGTGCCGGCAGGCCTTCGGGGATGGCGGCAGCGGTCAGCGCCACCACCATCATGAACATTTCGGTCGGGTCCTGACCGTGCCAGAAGGTGCCGAGGGCGAAGGTAGCCATGGCGAAGATCAGGATGGCCAGCGCCAGCCAGCGGCTGAATTGCTCGATCTGCCGCAGCAGCGGCGTGGTCATCGCCTGCACCTGTTGCAGCATGGCGCCGATGCGGCCCAGCTCGGTGCTCGTGCCAGTGGCCACCACCACGCCGCTGGCCTGACCGCTGGCCACCAGGGTGCCGGAATAGGCCATGCAGCGCCGGTCGCCGAGCGCGGCGTCGGCGTTGCAGTGCGCCACGGATTTTTCCACCGGTACCGATTCGCCGGTCAGCGCCGCTTCTTCCACCAGCAGGTTCTTCACGCTGATCAGGCGCAGGTCGGCTGGCACCTTGTCGCCGGATACCAGCAGCACGATGTCGCCGGGCACCAGGCGCTCGGCATCGATTTCATGGCGTTCACCGCCACGCAGCACCATGGCGTGGGGCGAGAGCATGCTGCGGATGGCGTCCAGCGCGTTCTCCGCCTTGCCTTCCTGGATGAAGCCGATGATCACGTTGATCAGCACGGCGGCAAGGATCACCGAGGTATCGACCCAATGGCCGAGCAGGGCGGTGATCAGGGCGGCGACCAGCATCATGTAGAGCAGCACGTTGTGGAACTGATAGAGCAGGCGCAGCAGCGGTCCACGGCGTTGCGGCGGCGGCAGGCGGTTGGCGCCGTGGCGTTGCAGGCGCAGTTCGGCTTCGTCCTGGCTGAGACCGCTGGCGCTGCTGTGCTGGGCATCGAGCGCTTGTTGTGCAGTCAAACCGTGCCAGGTGTGGTCACTATGTTGTGAGGGGGCATTGCCCATGCGGCGCGTCTCCTTGTTTGGGCCGGGCTGCGCTTGTTGGCCGCCATCCGGCGGGCAGTGAGCAGTCCTGATTACCCTAGTCCGCTTTACCGCGTCGGGCCTGACCTGCATCAAGGAGTACGGAGTCGAGAGGCGCTTGAATGTAACGCGGTGTTAAACCCATGGAGGAAACGAGATGATCAAGATTCTGGTAGCGACCGACCTGTCCGAGCGTTCGGCGCATGCGGTGCAGCGCGCCGTGCAACTGATCCGCCGTCAGGGTGGCGGTGAGTGGAGTCTTCTGCATGTGATCGATGACGATGCGCCGGCCGCGCACGTGCAGCGTCAGGTGCAACAAGCCGAGACGCTCTTGCAGGCGCAGGCTGAACGCCTGGGCGAGCAGGCCGGCAGCATTCCGCGGGTGATCGTGGGCACTGGCGAGGCCGCGGCGGTGATCGTCGAGAGCGCGCAGGGCATGGGCGCCGATCTACTGCTGGTGGGCGCGCATCGCAAGTCGGCGCTGCGCGACTTCTTCGTCGGCACCACGCTCGAACGCGTGGTGCGCAGCAGCCATCTGCCGGTGCTGCGGGTCAATGGCCCGGTGACCCACGAGTATCGTCATGCGCTGCTGGCGATGGACCTGTCGCGTACGTCGCAACAGGCTCTGAACCGGGCGCGTGAGCTGGGCCTGGCGAGCCTGGACAACCTGCATGTGGCCAGTGCGGTCGAGCCGGTGGCGGCGGGCGCGATGATGGAAGCCGGCATCAGCGCCGAGGTGCTGGAGAATCAGCGTGAGCTGCTGCGTCAGCAACTGGTGGAGCGCCTCGATGCAGTCGGCGCGAAGCTGGGTCACGAGCGTTTGCTGGTGCAGATCGGCTCACCGGAAGGGGTGATTGGCGAGGCCTTGCGCCACTCCGGCGCGGACCTGCTGGTCCTGGGCACCCACGCCCGTGAAGGCGTTTCGCGCTTCTTCCTCGGCAGCGTGGCCAGCCAACTGCTGGCGTCGGTCGACAGCGACGCCTTGATCGTGCCGCCGGCTGACTGAGCGGCTATGACCTGTAGCCTGGATGAAATCCAGGGAGCCCTTGCAAAAGCCCCCGGATTGCATCCGGGCTACGCGGTGGATTAGGCAGCTTCGGCTTCGGTCGGCACCATGGCGGGCGTTTCCAGTTGCAAGGCACAGGCGATGATGGCCTGGCTGTGCCGGGCCAGCTCGTTGCGGCTGCGTGATTCGCTGGGAATCGGCGCAAGCAGGCGTATCTCCACTTCACAGGCCGAGCTCGAGAGCAGGCGCAGCAGGTGCGAAAGCATGTCGTCGTCGCCGATAAAGGGGGCCACGGGGCAGGGCTGGCCGTCGCGCAGATAACGGATGGCGACGGGTTGTACGGCCACGCCGCTGTCGATGGCGCTGCTCAGCAGGCGGCCGTGGAACGTGCGCAGCGCGAGGCCGTCGGTGGTAGTGCCTTCGGGAAATATCAGCAGGTGATGACCCTGCTGCAGATGGCGGGTGAGCTGCTGGCCGACCTGGCTGCTGTCGCCCGCACCGCGGCGGATGAACTGCGTGCCGGCCTTGTGTGCCAGCCAGCCGGCGACCGGCCAGTCGCGCACCTCCGCCTTGGACAGGAAGGACAGCGGCTGCAGGGCGCCCAACAGCGGAATGTCGGTCCATGACACATGGTTGCTGACCCACAGCATCGGCTGCGTCGGCAGCTCGCCCTCGACCCGCACGCGAAATGGCAGGGCGCCGCCCAGGCGCGCCAGAAACCAGCGCGTCAGACGTTGGCGCAGCGGCATCAGGTCATGCCGAACCACCCGCTCGAACAGGCTGACGATGCCGGCCAGCAAGGTGCCGAAGGCGATTACCAGGGCCAGATGAAAGAGGCGCAGGGACAGACGCAGTTTGGCCATTGAGGCCTCCGCTCGTGAATGAGTGCCGACATTATCCATGGCTCGAACCGCTTGGCGATGCCTGATCGTCATGTGTTCTGTAGGAGCGAGCTCTGCTCGCGAATGCTGGACACTCTCGTTCGCGAGCAGAGCTCGCTCCTACAGCCGGGTTTCAGACTGCCGCCTTGAAGTGCCGGGCATAGCGTGGGCACAGCTCGTCGCGCTTGAGCAGGATGAACACGTCGGCCACCTGGAAGTCCTTGTCCCAGCACGGCTCGCCGCAGATTTTCGCGCCCAGGCGCATGTAAGCCTTGAGCAGTGGTGGCATCTCGGCGATGACGTTGCCCGGCAGATCCAGTTGCGGCAGGGGATGCTTGGGCTCGGCACGCAGGTGTTCGGTGCACAGGTAACGTTCGCGCAGGCGCTGCATCACGGCATGCGCCTGGATGCCGCCGTCCTGCATGGAGATGCTGGCGCAGCCCATCAGGTAGCGGTAGCCGCCTTCGTTGAGTACTTCGGCCAGTTCGCCCCAGAGCACGGCGATGGTGGCGCCGTTGCGGTAGGCGACATCGACGCAGGTGCGGCCGATTTCCAGTACCGGGCCTTCCAGCTTGGCCAGGCCGTGCAGGGCGAATTCCTCTTCGCTGTAGTAGCGACCGAGACCCGCGGCGGCCTGGTGGTCGAGCAGGCGGGTGGTGGCGACCAGTTCGCCGCTGTTGAGATCACGCACGCCGATATGGCTGCAGTGGATGTCGTAGTCGTCCATGTCCAGACCCAGTTCGGCGCCGTTGAGCTTGGCATCGAATTCCGCGCTGAATACGCGGTAGCGCAAGGCCTGAGCTTCACGCAGGGCGGCGGGGCCTTGCAGACGTTCGGCCTGCAGACGGCGAGCGGTTTGAGTCATGCCAGATCCTCCGTGTGCCGGCTGAATGCTTGCAGCCGGTCGATCTTGTTGGGCAAGCTCAGGCTAGGTAGCTGCGGTGTCACCACCGTGACGCTTTTTTTATGCTTATGTGACAGCGGCGCAGATGCTGCTGCGAGGAGCCTGTGCAATGCCCTGGTCGAGTCTGTTTCAGCCCAGTGAGCGCCTGACTGCCGAGGTGGGCCTGGAAGACTGGTACGCCCGTTTGCTGGAGCGTCTGGGCGGCACGCCGCAACCCTTCGAACTGGCGCTGATGGGCGGCCTGCTGGCGGCCACGCCGGGGTTGGCGTTTCTCGCCGGCTATCAGGCGGCGTTGCGCATGCTGTGGCCGGCGGCGCCCTGGACGGCAGGCGCCCTGTGCGTGACGGAGAACCGCAGCACCCGCCCGGCGGACATGAACACGCGTATCGACGGCCTGCAGATCACGGGGCGCAAGGATTTCGTCACCGCTGCCGAATGTGCCGACTGGCTGCTGGTGGCGGCGCGCGAGGAGGACGAGGGGCAGGCGCCGCGTCTGGCTCTGGGCGTGGTACGCCAGGGCGCGCCAGGTGTACGTATCGAGCCGCTGCCGGCCCTGCCGTTGATGCCGGATATCGGCCATGCGCGACTGCACCTGGAACAGGCCCACGGCGAGCGCCTGGCCGGCGACGGCTGGGACGACTACGTCAAGCCCTTCCGCACCCTGGAAGACGTGCACGTACTTACCGCTGTTGTCGCCTGGCAGTTTGGCGTGGGGCGCGATTGTGCCTGGCCTGAAACGCTGCTATTGCGCCTGCAGGCGCTGCTGGCCGGTTGTGCCGAGGTCGCGCGGCAGGCGCCCGATGCGCCCACCACCCATCTGCTGCTGGCCGGGTTGTTCGCCGAGCAGCAGGCGTTGGCGGGCGAGCTGGAGGTGGCCTTTGCCGGCGGTCCTGTGCGCTGGGCCGAGCTGTGGCAGCGCGACAAGGGCTTGCTGCGCATCGCCGAGGCGGCGCGCAGCAAGCGTCTGGAGAAAGCGCGGCGGATTGTCGCCGGCCGTTGATCCATATCAGTACCTATCGCTGTTCGTGCACGTAAGGTTGCCTCGCGAATCATCCAAGAGGTTTCCATGCGCCGCGAGCCCATCGTGCTGTTCGATAACGGCAGCCACCAATGCCTGATGTTCGATGACCTGGTCAGCGGCGAGGGCGTGCAATCCAACCAGTTTCTGATCACCGACAACGAGCAGTACCTGCTGCTCGATCCGGGTGGTGATCTGACCTACACGCCGCTGTCGCTGGAACTGTCCAAGCACATTCCGGTGCAGGACCTGACCTACATCTTCGCCTCGCACCAGGACCCGGACATCATCGCCTCGCTGGACAAGTGGCTGTTGCACACCCGCGCGCGGGTGATCTGCTCCAAGCTGTGGGCGCGTTTTCTGCCGCACCTGACCGCCAACTACCTGGTGTTGAGCCGTGGCATCAACACCTTCGATCGCATCATCGCGTTGCCGGATCGTGGCCAGAGCATCCCGCTGGGCAAGTGCTCGCTCAAGGCCGTACCGGCGCACTTCCTGCACTCGGTGGGCAACTTCCAGGTCTATGACCCGGTGAGCAAGATCCTTTTCTCCGGTGACATGGGTGCCTCGATGGTCGACGACGCTTCGCCGGTGCGCGACTTCGTCAACCACGTACCGAATATGGAAGGTTTCCATCGCCGTTATATGGCCGGTAACAAGGCCTGTCGCCTGTGGGCGGCGATGGTGCGGCAGATGGATGTGGAAATGATCGTGCCGCAGCACGGCCGGCCTTTTGTCGGCCCGGAAATGATCAGCGCCTTCCTCTACTGGATCGAGAACCTCGAATGCGGTCTCGATCTGATGGGCCCGGAGGATTACCAACTGCCCAAATGAGGGGCGCAGATGGCGGTTCCGTCGCTTCAAGCCGTCATCATGGCCATGCTAGGGTGCGCCTCGGTCATTAACCGAGGCCCATCATGTTCATCCCTTCTCTTCGTCGACTGAGCCTGGCG
This region includes:
- a CDS encoding metalloregulator ArsR/SmtB family transcription factor — encoded protein: MDIDTIIKALAHPVRRDILDWLKEPELNFAEQDHPLEIGVCAGKIFLRTGLSQSTVSAHLTTLQRAGLVTSRKVGQWHFFKRNDELIQAFVERLGQQL
- a CDS encoding ACP phosphodiesterase produces the protein MNYLAHLHLGGDAPPQLLGSLYGDFVKGPLAGRWPTEIEAAIRLHRRIDAFTDSHPLQARARARFPAARRRTAGMLLDLFFDHCLARDWAEYAAQPLDHFTREVYRVLAAEAELPGRLALMAPRMAAQDWLGSYREFAVLEQVIAGMQRRLSRPQLLDGSLAELERLYEPLSEDFRAFYPELMAFAQSELRRHGAVDSRHG
- a CDS encoding LysR family transcriptional regulator ArgP; translated protein: MFDYKLLAALAAVVEQAGFERAAQVLGLSQSAVSQRIKLLEARVGQPVLVRATPPAPTEIGRRLLNHVQQVRLLERDLQGQVPGLDEQALPERLRIAINADSLATWWAAATAEFCAAQQVLMELVVEDQEVGLKRMRAGEVAGCVCAAERPVAGARSLALGAMRYRALASPAFIARHFAAGVSADALVRAPAIVYGPDDQLQHRYLAGLGVTGAFAYHLCPSSEGFVRLAEGGLGWGLVPELQVREELASGRLVDLLPERFIDVPLYWHHWRNGGELLSELTERLRRAAGGALVQAQPGP
- a CDS encoding alkene reductase, which produces MPTLFDPIQIGDLHLNNRIIMAPLTRCRADEGRVPNALMAEYYVQRASAGLIISEATAVTPMGVGYPNTPGIWSDAQIRGWSNITQAIHAHGGKIVLQLWHVGRISDPIYLNGELPVAPSAIQPAGHVSLVRPIKDFVTPRALETEEIADIVEAYRQGAENAMAAGFDGVEIHGANGYLLDQFLQSSTNQRTDRYGGSVENRARLLLEVTDAAISVWGAGRVGVHLAPRADSHDMGDANRGETFGYVARELGKRGIAFICAREKADDDSLTPQLKKEFGGVFIANERFTKDQANAWLAEGKADAVAFGIPFIANPDLPQRLEQDAALNEPHPETFYGSGPVGYIDYPRL
- a CDS encoding NAD-dependent epimerase/dehydratase family protein, whose amino-acid sequence is MKILVTGASGFIGGRFARFALEQGLDVRVNGRRAEGVQHLIKRGAEFVQGDLGDAELAQALCRDVEAVVHCAGAVGVWGDYAHFHQANVTVTENVVDACLKQKVRRLVHLSSPSIYFDGKSHVDIREEQVPKRFSDHYGKTKYLAEQQVFAAQEFGLEVIALRPRFVTGAGDTSIFPRLIGMQRKGRLAIIGNGLNKVDFTNVHNLNDALLSSLQVGGAALGQVYNISNGAPVPLWDVVNYVLRRLELPPVTRHVPFPLAYAAATLNEGVCRVLPGRPEPSLFRLGVAVMARDFSLNIDRAREYLGYEPRASLWDALDEFCTWWQAQMGPQA
- a CDS encoding ATPase; its protein translation is MRNDANDELDNLPSLTPERREDFAEPREEPAARSSRVTSSKAAVAKGASTGPLWALVGALSFALAGLGWWSLQQIGLMEQRLVATQESFARISEEAAGRIQDISGKVVATESNVTSGSEALKLQVKQLENRLAELGKQQQQSATAQAALDKRIEQLGAELKSGIGASADFDKRLQALSTEQAALKSAQADVKATQAELAKLDTRIKALGGDIDALKKQGNPAQSIRSLEQDLLVLRSELDNRPAASAGPNTAEFDAFRAQMTRNINTLQSQVVNLQQQINQR